The following are encoded together in the Fusarium keratoplasticum isolate Fu6.1 chromosome 1, whole genome shotgun sequence genome:
- a CDS encoding Protein arginine methyltransferase NDUFAF7, translating into MDSPIVAQLFRQLFRHRPRGCKGNLPRLPNGIRPGPGRAAHQSRMYAAGRPSSDRGMKKNESRWQQRTHILPQDRSAEFSEYPYISLAELKQRRERPRKVKMLLRDFIDDSLYNPSYGYFSKQAVIFSPGEPFDFGSMRDELEFQSELGRRYTEFEDILDDREGDNPTRQLWHTPTELFRPYYGEAIARYLVSNYRLTTYPYHDLLIYEMGAGRGTLMLNILDYIREVDPQVYARTKFNIIEISTSLAALQNRHLLSTAASRGHADKVEIVNRSIFDWDQYVPSPCFFLAMEVFDNFSHDGIRYDVATEEPLQGHVLIDGDGDFYEFYVHELDPVAARYFRVRHAATGGDYPKPYPTNAALRYLSTKVPFAANLSDPEFIPTRLMQFFDVLEKYFPAHRLVTSDFDWLPQAVKGMNAPVVQTRYKRRMVPVTTPLVHQGYFDILFPTDFRITEAIYRAITGKLTRVMSHGDFMRKWAYVEDTETRSGENPLLSHYRNASVLVTV; encoded by the exons ATGGACTCCCCCATTGTGGCCCAGCTGTTCCGCCAGCTCTTCCGGCACCGTCCCCGGGGCTGCAAGGGAAACCTCCCCCGCCTGCCCAATGGCATCCGCCCCGGCCCCGGCCGCGCTGCACACCAGAGCCGGATGTACGCCGCTGGCCGTCCCTCGAGCGATCGCGGCATGAAGAAGAACGAGAGTCGATGGCAGCAGCGAACGCATATTCTACCTCAGGATCGGTCCGCAGAGTTTTCAGAGTACCCGTACATATCGCTGGCCGAGCTCAAGCAGCGCAGGGAGAGGCcccgcaaggtcaagatgcTGCTCCGGGACTTTATCGACG ACAGCCTGTACAACCCCTCGTATGGATATTTCTCCAAGCAGGCCGTTATCTTCAGCCCTGGCGAGCCTTTTGACTTTGGCTCCATGCGCGACGAGCTCGAGTTCCAGTCGGAGCTTGGACGACGATATACCGAGTTCGAAGACATCCTCGATGATCGTGAGGGCGACAATCCGACACGGCAGCTCTGGCATACACCTACCGAGCTCTTTCGCCCCTACTATGGCGAGGCCATTGCCCGATACCTCGTCTCAAACTACCGACTCACCACCTACCCCTACCACGATCTCCTCATCTACGAGATGGGCGCCGGCCGCGGCACCCTCATGCTCAACATCCTTGACTACATCCGCGAAGTCGACCCGCAGGTCTACGCCCGAACAAAGTTCAACATCATCGAGATCTCGACCTCCCTTGCCGCTCTACAGAACCGGCACCTTCTCTCCACGGCGGCGTCCCGGGGCCAcgccgacaaggtcgagaTCGTCAACCGCTCCATCTTTGACTGGGATCAGTACGTGCCCTCGCcgtgcttcttcctcgctaTGGAGGTCTTTGACAACTTCTCCCACGACGGTATCCGCTACGACGTCGCTACCGAGGAGCCTCTCCAGGGTCACGTCCTcattgatggtgatggcgactTTTACGAGTTCTACGTCCATGAGCTCGACCCTGTCGCTGCCCGTTACTTTCGTGTTCGTCATGCTGCCACTGGCGGCGACTACCCGAAGCCGTATCCGACCAACGCCGCCCTGCGATACCTTTCCACAAAGGTCCCCTTCGCGGCCAACCTTTCTGACCCCGAGTTCATCCCCACTCGCCTCATGCAGTTCTTTGATGTCCTGGAAAAGTACTTTCCCGCACATCGGCTCGTCACCTCCGACTTTGACTGGCTCCCCCAAGCTGTCAAGGGTATGAATGCCCCCGTCGTCCAGACACGGTACAAGCGGCGTATGGTGCCCGTCACGACGCCTCTG GTCCACCAGGGCTACTTTGACATCCTCTTCCCCACCGACTTCCGGATCACAGAGGCCATCTACCGAGCCATCACGGGGAAGCTCACTCGCGTTATGTCTCATGGCGACTTTATGCGCAAGTGGGCGTATGTCGAGGACACCGAGACTCGCAGCGGGGAGAACCCCTTATTGTCGCATTACCGCAATGCCAGCGTTCTTGTGACTGTGTAA